The Papilio machaon chromosome 2, ilPapMach1.1, whole genome shotgun sequence genome segment taacacaAATTAAgaacttgtaattttaatatcgtaTTAATGGTGGGCCTAATATAACTGGTGAATTTTCATGAAAGCATTTGACCACGTCATACAGCGTCCGAATGGATTtccttcttttaattttattacatgatTCAAAAACCTTTTTAACGTCCTCCTCGTAGTCGCTGTCATCAAAAAGTCTCAGCATTGTTTCGGTTAAGTGACCGTTCTCGTCTGCCAGGTACGTCGTGTAACAAACGCAAAACAGAAACTGTTTGGTCACTTCGTCATCCGGGAACTTGAGCTCATACAAGTGTTTGATAGCGCTACTTGGGGTTCGGAATATTAACATACAATCGTAAGTTGTTTTAGCCATGAGATCACCAAGGTCTTTTGGTAAGTGGACTACAGGTCTctgtaattgaaaattattcatggattacatttttatttatttaattctggaTACTTcggatttaataattatgtgttATTTAGTAGCGTCGTATAGTACTG includes the following:
- the LOC106714352 gene encoding uncharacterized protein LOC106714352, with the translated sequence MIRFLTLHLIFPAALAQIDKRPVVHLPKDLGDLMAKTTYDCMLIFRTPSSAIKHLYELKFPDDEVTKQFLFCVCYTTYLADENGHLTETMLRLFDDSDYEEDVKKVFESCNKIKRRKSIRTLYDVVKCFHENSPVILGPPLIRY